A section of the Castanea sativa cultivar Marrone di Chiusa Pesio chromosome 12, ASM4071231v1 genome encodes:
- the LOC142619836 gene encoding MDIS1-interacting receptor like kinase 2-like: MCILTILQMGRNRISDKILSELGKLIQLRNLSLGCNELSGEIPQSLGRLIELKELDLSQNKLTGNIPKELGITSLESLNVSHNQLLGEIPASFYTMVNLNSSSIDFSYNNKLTGQIPVSKVFEEAPAEAYVRNSGLCGNAGLPTCYTDSKRKKHSNMLLFFVLIPVCGLLLLAIIVAGIIIFYRKTKFLGVERRRLGESFIWEGEGKFTFKDIVEASEDFNEKYCIGKGGFGTVYRVALPNSQIVAVKRLNMSDSSEIPSANRHSFENEIRVLTEVRHWNIIKPNGYFSIRGCMYLVYDYVERGSLGNALYGLKGNVELNWNTRVKILQGVAHAVASLHHDCSPPIVHRDITVNNILLEPDFESRLSDFGVARLLNPDTSNWTPIAGSYGYMAPRFGLVALEVMMGRHPREPLSSLSFNLRTSTSDTAEILLKDVLDQGLPPLIAKKVVFVVTTALPQP, from the exons ATGTGCATTCTAACCATTTTACAGATGGGCAGAAACAGAATTTCTGATAAAATCCTTTCTGAACTTGGGAAGTTGATTCAATTGCGCAATTTAAGTCTGGGCTGCAATGAATTGTCTGGGGAGATTCCTCAGAGTCTAGGCCGTTTGATCGAGCTTAAGGAGCTTGATTTGTCTCAAAACAAATTGACTGGGAACATACCAAAAGAGCTGGGGATTACATCATTAGAGAGTCTTAACGTTTCACATAACCAACTCTTAGGGGAAATCCCAGCATCATTTTACACCATGGTTAATCTAAACTCCAGCTCCATCGATTTTTCTTATAACAACAAGTTAACAGGTCAGATCCCAGTTAGTAAAGTTTTCGAAGAAGCACCTGCAGAAGCTTATGTCAGAAACTCAGGTTTATGTGGAAATGCAGGACTACCTACTTGTTACACAGATTCCAAAAGGAAAAAGCATTCTAATATGCTTCTATTTTTTGTCCTCATTCCAGTTTGTGGCCTATTATTGCTTGCAATTATTGTTGCCGGAATCATAATATTTTACCGGAAAACCAAATTCCTCGGTGTAGAACGCAGAAGACTTGGAGAGTCATTTATATGGGAAGGAGAAGGTAAATTCACATTTAAGGATATTGTTGAGGCCAGTGAGGACTTCAATGAGAAGTACTGCATTGGAAAAGGAGGATTTGGAACTGTTTACAGAGTGGCATTGCCAAATAGTCAAATTGTTGCTGTTAAAAGACTCAACATGTCAGACTCCAGTGAAATCCCATCAGCCAATCGCCACAGTTTCGAGAATGAGATTCGTGTGTTGACAGAAGTTAGGCACTGGAATATCATTAAGCCTAATGGTTACTTTTCTATTAGGGGGTGCATGTACTTGGTTTATGATTATGTAGAGAGAGGTAGTTTGGGAAATGCATTGTACGGGTTGAAAGGGAACGTGGAGCTGAACTGGAATACAAGGGTGAAAATTTTGCAAGGTGTGGCTCATGCAGTTGCTTCCTTGCACCATGATTGCTCGCCTCCAATTGTGCACCGAGACATAACTGTGAATAACATATTGCTCGAGCCTGACTTCGAGTCGCGGCTCTCAGATTTTGGAGTAGCAAGATTGTTGAACCCAGATACGTCTAATTGGACACCAATTGCTGGGTCTTATGGCTACATGGCTCCCAG GTTTGGTCTGGTGGCATTAGAAGTTATGATGGGAAGGCACCCGAGGGAGCCCCTATCTTCCTTGTCATTCAATTTGAGAACATCAACTTCAGACACTGCAGAAATTCTTTTGAAGGATGTGCTAGACCAAGGACTTCCACCACTAATAGCAAAGAAGGTGGTGTTTGTAGTTACCACGGCCTTACCACAGCCTTAG